In Vanessa atalanta chromosome 3, ilVanAtal1.2, whole genome shotgun sequence, one genomic interval encodes:
- the LOC125077427 gene encoding uncharacterized protein LOC125077427 encodes MDLDGGASNGNSAPLSDVALSWAFDNLCRVPGAGACAVRRARSHTQRSRRSPVRDASATLSQRRRSVPRTVRLCVLLTRGYRPTSRANLSRRRNNQFKFKSPGGGQQSYKTLREGGAGEFKLIDTKTTKNPCMNADGSV; translated from the exons atggaTTTAGATGGAGGAGCAAGCAACGGGAACAGCGCTCCGTTAAGCGACGTAGCTCTCAGCTGGGCATTCGACAATTTGTG TAGAGTGCCGGGGGCGGGGGCGTGCGCGGTGCGGAGGGCGAGGTCGCACACGCAGCGCTCGCGACGCTCTCCCGTGCGTGATGCCAGTGCCACACTGTCGCAGCGACGGAGATCAGTGCCGCGTACCGTACGACTGTGTGTCCTACTGACTCGCGGCTATCGGCCCACGTCGCGCGCGAACTTGTCGCGGCGCAGAAATAATCAGTTCAAGTTCAAGTCTCCCGGAGGTGGTCAGCAATCATATAAAACTTTACGTGAAGGAGGCGCCGGCGAGTTCAAACTAATCGACACGAAGACAACGAAGAACCCATGCATGAACGCCGACGGCTCTGTGTGA